AGGTCCAACCTAAACAAGCCTTCTGTCTATCCATGGCTCGAGTTTCCAAACAGGGTTTGGGTAGAGGGGCGTAGGGGTTACAGGTTAGGGGTCAGGACACGGAGGACTTAAAGGGGTAACGGGTTTGGGCCGAGAGGACTACAGGGGTTACAATACTAAAGGGTTCTGAGGAGTCTGGATGATGAGGTGTTGACAAGGTTTACAGCGATGAGAGATTCACCGAGATACTGGACTTGAGAGATTTATGGGTGAAGAGGACTAGGTTAGTATGAGTCTCATGTGTCGGTAATGTTAGGATATGACGATGGCCTCCATAACTATAGCAGGGTCTTCTATGTCCGCTTTACTTTGAACCATCCTCAGCTCCAGCTGGGGCGGACTGGGCCTCCGACCAGGACCTGCTAACtctgagagagggaggggtagGTATGGAGGGGGGAGACAAACAAGATCAATGTTTgatttaaagctacattgaGTCATTTGTAAATGTCAAAAGATAGTTTAGACGCTGTGTCGGACGTATTGCCAATAAAAGCAGCTGCCATTCAGATTTTATCGTctatttgtgattttaaaactgTTGATGTCAACATTTTGCACCATGTTTATGACTCAAATGCTACGGAAATTAAATTTAAGCTTTCCTGTTGATTTTCTCGGTGCGTTTACTTGAGCCAAATCTAAGTTTTCGGCGTTGATAACGAGCCACGCTTTTCTTACCGTGAGCATAAGAAATGGTCCTCTGGATAACATGATGCATCACTGAGAAGGTCTTCTCACAGGCCATCtacgagagagagagggagagagagagggagagagatggaaagagagagagagagagggagagagagaNNNNNNNNNNNNNNNNNNNNNNNNNNNNNNNNNNNNNNNNNNNNNNNNNNNNNNNNNNNNNNNNNNNNNNNNNNNNNNNNNNNNNNNNNNNNNNNNNNNNtattatattcagtacatatccagctgtatattatattcagtacatatccagctgtatattatattcagtacatatccatcttgttcacaatactagttatctatatattatactcATAGGACAAATATacctgtaaaattctgtttataatagtattaatttctatatttatccagtacatatccatgtcctggacttatgaaccagtgtatatcctgcacctgctgctattgACCCTCTGGTTAGACCTACCTGTAcgtgtgtaatgacaataaagttgaatctaatctaatctaatctaatctatacagacatttacatacacaaagCTTCACATATGTCACGTACCATGGCGCTGGCTGCCCAGCGACACCAGGAAGCGGTCTCCCAGTCTGGAGGGTAGATCGGAGGAGGTGATGACCACCGTGTCTGGGCCCATGGCGTGGAGCAGGTCCATCACCTGCAGACAGGGACTGAGTGAGATCCTGGGGCGCGTATTGAGTCAGCGGTAAGCACGTAAAGCTAGAAACATCAAGCAGTGATAATAGCTCAACGGGTTCTTCTGCAAGCAAAGGACTTGTGCAAGAAAAGACAGAAGGTCTACATGGCGTGTGGTCGCTTACCTCCACAGCGTCTTTCTCTGTGCTGATGTTTTTCCCCGTCAATAATCTAAAATACAAGCAAATAAAAATCACCATTTTGCATTATAACACCCTAACACAATGTTTCCCGAAAttaggtcaaggtcaaggtcaaagtttatttatataacacatttacaaacagtcactaCCTCCCCGaagtgctgtacaattatagataacaacataagAAAAGGGCATAACAAATATCCGggaaaaacatctaaaactgaATATGCCAAAAACAACGAAAATACAACAGATAAAAGCTTTGCTCgaatcaataaaacaacaaaatgtcacaggtcagcttgtgttaaaagccagtgcaaagaGATGAGCGTGGAGCGTGCAAAACCAGCATATCAGATAAATAGGATGGTGCCAGCCCATTaggagatttaaaaacaaacaataagatcttaaaatggattctaaaaaggacaggcagccagtggagagACGACTGTACGGGGGGGATGTGGTCATAGCGGTCGGGACCGCTAACCGAaattagggtcgggacccaaagtgggtcgcagacccgtttttattgggtcgccaatcgGCAGAgtaacagactaaatgctcagcatgacctcagaatgacctcagaatgacctcagaatgacctaagcatgacctcagcatgacctcagaatgacctcagagtgacctcagaatgacctcagaatgacctaagcatgacctcagaatgacctcagcaggacctcagaatgacctcagcatgacctcagaatgacctcagcatgacctcagaatgacctcagcatgacctcagcatgacctcagaatgacctcagcaggacctcagaatgacctaaGCATGACCtaagcatgacctcagaatgacctcagcatgacctcaggaTGACCTCAGAATAACCTCAGCaggacctcagaatgacctcagaatgacctaagcatgacctcagaatgacctcaggaTGACCTCAGGATGACCTCAGAAtaacctcagaatgacctcagaatgacctcagaatgacctcagaatgacctaaGCATGACCTCAGCaggacctcagaatgacctaaGCATGACCTAAGCATGACCtaagcatgacctcagaatgacctcagaatgacctaagcatgacctcagaatgacctcagaatgacctcagccTGACCTCAGCCTGACCTCAGAATGGACctttcaaaaaccgaacctggaccagatcagctggttgatctCTTCAATAAGTCTGAtccacatctcattaaattcaattcagcattattttttattttttttaaatgttggtgtCGGTCCTGAGGGACGATGGGAGGGGACATAGAGACAGGAAGgacaatagagaccttttctgtttttggttacttttataatggaataaatacacctcatatacatttaaattcatggtttgttccgtcttttgtccccAGTTTAAAAGTGTAGATGTTACagtgattcatggtgtatttttgtaaattcgggtcccggggagacaccagaTTTCTCTTTTAGGTCTTGAGTAGataagtttgggaaccactgcccTAACATTAACACTGAAAATGAAGTTAATAGACAATTAAAACACGGAATCTCCCATTCAAGAgtctaaaaaaaatccaagagAAGACTCATTACTGAAACCTTTAAAAACTTAATTCTGGTTTTTGGACACGTATGTACAGGCGCGCACGCAAAAAAGGGCAAAATTCACCAAGCAAAGTGAGCCTTTGTAAACCGAAAAACCTTCAAACTGGTTCTGCAGGCACACAGGAACGCCACTAGGGGGCGTAACTCGACAGTGAAGCTGAAGAGACAACTGAGTTATGGTCCAGTTGTCtctaaatgttattatttttcataaatgcaGACAACAAAAGTGGGAAAACTTCTCACGTCTGGCTGTTCCACAATGGGAATAATTAAAAGCGTTGAAACTCAACAATATATAGTGATATCTAAAGAAtgatggagacagagacactgaAATGCAACGCCACTAAACCCCTCAGAACcttatttaaaatcttaataGTGATCCAAAAATACCATAAACATAATTGGGAAATTGTGTAGCGATGGATTTGGTATATTTCCATTTAATCTGAATGTGCAGCCGtgaaaaaagcacaacaaaaacaacagtttcaACCAGACTATgttcagatatatatatatatatatatatatatatatatatatatatatatatatatatatatatatatatatgcacacagtAGTGAAAGttctactttttaaatttaaaaaacataaagaaagattacatacagtaactttccagtgtgtatgtgtgattgttttgcacgacccttgtgttgtctccggggtaaaatttgacccgttttccaagttttttttcaaccaaaatgccccaaaatataACATGGATACGTGGATGATCTTTGGTCAATTTAATGAttgctttcattgaattttactcagtttcatagcattttaatttatttttttaaatggtttccaaacagaaTCCTGAAAATACGTcatctgatcttaactatcaggcaaaataatgtataatgttggctgttttttttttttttttttaacaaaacaaagtgttataatgtcatataaattaaatggaaacacaagtttgaccaaaaaaggttttttaaaaaaGGGGTCAAAAGCATAGAAAGAAATGCccaaattttgacctggaaggacaacaAGGTCACGGTCGACGGGGAGACAACACCAGGGATAAGAGGGGCGCCACAGTTAGGCGTATTTTGGGTTAATTCTTTCCCCGAAAACCTGGAATCTCTAAATGAAGGTATTAGATAACATGCATGAGTGGCATTACACAGATATGATGTAGGCCATTTAAACTATAAGTGTGTTTATCTTGAAGAATAAGACCATTTCAGGAATGTCATGCTAGAGTTATTCGATTTACATCAACACAAATCTGCAAAGAGACACCTGTACTCACTCGGCCTCAAACTGGTTCGGAGTGATGATGTCGGCCACAGGGACCACCTTGTTCTTGTAGACCGGGTACAGGTTCTGAGGAACGTACTGGGAAGCGAGACGCGTGGGTTAGAGTCACATGACACAATGAAAACACTGAATACAGCTCAGTAAGGAAGgactacacacacataaatgatAAGGCTCAGTTACTTCAATTGTCAGAATATAGTATTAATCTATGGAATTGCACATATGcagaatatatataatatatatgtaatatataccggaaacacacacacacgcagagtgAGTCACTTTGAACAGTTCTGTCAGATCACAATAATCCATCTATCACTGAGCCTTGTAACACACCCCCAGAGCGCAcatacacagtcacacacacacacacacacacacacacacacacacacacacacacacacacacacacacacacacacacacacactctaaatcCCTCCCACACACAGTAAAGGCACAATAATCCTTGTTAAAAATctatgtaataacaacagacgttaacacagaaacacacacacacacacacacacacacacagacacacacacacacacacaaatagctGCACATAAAGGACGTATAGCACAAAAGTGGCAATAATCTCACCATAGATCCATGATCACCGAGGACGGGGTCACACACTGAAACAAGAAAACCACATCCAGAGTCAGACCCCCAACACAGACCAGTAAAGCTCCAACAACCCCCACATTACATAAATACTGCAGCTACAGGGGGCATGAAACTGGATTTGGAGATGTAACACAACCAAGCCAGCATGTAGACGGAGAAcgacagaaaacagacattcattttttgaatgCACCGACAGCGTCTACAGGCCTTGATTTAAGTGAAACTGATTCGGCAACATGAGATATAAAATCCCCCTGGCTGGAAAGAGAGCAGAACTGGATCTTCTCTGAGATTACTGTCAAGCCACATAAAGATAGATCATGTAAAAAACTATAAATCCATCAAAaaatcctgtaaaaaaaatcctgtcaaaaagtcaaaaaatcctgtttaaaaaaaacttttaaaaaaaacattaaaaatcgtgtttaaaaaaaaaaaatcttgtaaaaaaaaaaaagtccagaaatcttttttaaaaaacCCCGTAAAAAAAGTccagaaatcttttttaaaaaacCCCGTAAAAAAAGTCCAGAAATCTTGTTTAAAAAACCCCGTAAAAAAAGTCCAGaaatcttgtttaaaaaaaactgtcaaaaagtcaaaaaatcctgtttaaaaaaaacgtcaaaaagtcaaaaaatcctgtttaaaaaaacctcgtcaaaaagtacacaaatcttgtaaaaaaacttttaaaaaaaaaacgtcaaaaaatcctgtttaaaaaaaacttttaaaaaaacattaaaaatccagtttaaaaaaaaattatcttgtaaaaaaaaaaaatcaaaaaacctTGTTTAAAAAACCCCgtcaaaaagtccaaaaatcctgtttaaaaaacccgtcaaaaagtccaaaaatcctgtaaaaaaaattagaaaagaatACGTCaaaaaatcctgtttaaaaaatcctgtcaaaaagtcaaaaaatcttgtaaaaaaaaaaaagtttaaaaaaaggcaaaaaatcctgtttaaaaaaaacttttaaaaaaaacattacaaatcctgttcaaaaaaaaataatcttgtcaaaaaaaaaagtaaaaaaaaagtcaaaacatcttgtttaaaaaaccccgtcaaaatgtcaaaaaatcctGTTTCAAAAAACccgtcaaaatgtcaaaaaatcctgtttaaaaaaaaacgtccaaAAGTCCCaaaatcttgtaaaaaaaaaaaaaaaaaaaagtcaaaaaatcctgtttaaaaACACCGTCAAAAAGTACAcaaatcttgtaaaaaaaattagaaaaaaatacgTCAAAAcatcctgttaaaaaaaacctgtcaaaaagtcaaaaaatcttgtaaaaaaagtcaaaaaaagtcaaaaaatcctgtttaaaaaaaactttaaaaaaacattacaaatcctgttcaaaaaaaaataatcttgtaaaaaaataaaaaaagcccaaaaaagtcaaaacatcttgtttaaaaaaccccgtcaaaatgtccaaaaatcctgtttaaaaaaaaacgtaaaaaagtcaaaaaatcctgtttaaaaaaaaacgtccaaAAGTCCCaaaatcttgtaaaaaaaaaaaagaaaaaaaaaagtcaaaaaatcctgtttaaaaACACCGTCAAAAAGTACAcaaatcttgtaaaaaaaaaagaaaaaaaaaaaaactcaggaaAATCgcgaaaatatgtttgtttgctgGGTTATCACTTAAAAACATCTTCCAAATATTAACAGTTAATTTGATCctgatatatatagatatatcttTATAATTTACTGCCACAAAAAGTAACGCAATACTTTGCTGTATCGACCCCCCCCCTTTATACCAAAGGGAAATGCGTCATATCTTCGTCAATGACAGAAACCCTGCACATTATCCACACTGCATCAATACACCTTTAGGAAATATTATCCTAAAGTAAGCTCAAGGTGGGAGGACTAAGCAATAGAAGATGCAtttgtttcttgtgttttataaagTACGTAAATACAGAAACGTTACAGCTCTCCATCAACCAAATACTGTTACGTGACACCAACAAAGCAGGTTAGTTTTATGTAAAAACAGACGTGTGGAATAGATGAAAGCATGTGGTAACTCACCATACACCAGGTTGGGGTTGGCTCTCTTTAGCTCCTGAACAATGTCCACCACCATCTCCAAGAAGGAGGTGTCTCTGGTGTACCctgaaaacaacattaataTATTAAGACTT
This portion of the Etheostoma cragini isolate CJK2018 chromosome 17, CSU_Ecrag_1.0, whole genome shotgun sequence genome encodes:
- the LOC117960512 gene encoding pyridoxal kinase-like → MECRVLSIQSHVVRGYVGNKSASFPLQVLGFEVDSINSVQFSNHTGKTDETLTGYTRDTSFLEMVVDIVQELKRANPNLVYVCDPVLGDHGSMYVPQNLYPVYKNKVVPVADIITPNQFEAELLTGKNISTEKDAVEVMDLLHAMGPDTVVITSSDLPSRLGDRFLVSLGSQRHGRSNQRMACEKTFSVMHHVIQRTISYAHELAGPGRRPSPPQLELRMVQSKADIEDPAIVMEAIVIS